A section of the Solitalea canadensis DSM 3403 genome encodes:
- a CDS encoding DUF1684 domain-containing protein translates to MKRLLLTLTLLLTGICLKAQTSYIEEIKHYQKELNEEFASPEKSPLTEEDRAKFKELPFFPINEAYKVEAKFIRTHNSVPFEMPTTTARKPVYEKYGEAHFKLNGKDLVLSIYQSHSLREKAEYKDHLFLPFMDLTNGEESYGGGRFLDLTIPEDDTIVIDFNKAYNPYCAYNHKYSCPIPPKENDMNTEIKAGVKK, encoded by the coding sequence ATGAAAAGATTGCTACTTACCCTGACTCTTTTATTGACAGGTATTTGTCTGAAAGCTCAAACCAGCTATATAGAAGAAATAAAGCATTATCAGAAAGAACTGAACGAGGAATTTGCCAGTCCAGAGAAGTCGCCGCTGACAGAAGAAGACCGGGCAAAGTTCAAAGAGTTGCCTTTCTTTCCGATAAACGAAGCATACAAAGTTGAAGCGAAATTTATCCGAACACACAATTCGGTTCCTTTTGAGATGCCTACTACCACTGCCCGTAAGCCGGTTTATGAAAAGTACGGAGAAGCTCATTTTAAGTTGAATGGGAAAGATCTTGTGTTGAGCATTTATCAAAGCCACTCATTGAGAGAGAAAGCGGAATATAAAGATCATTTATTCCTGCCCTTTATGGATTTGACCAATGGAGAAGAATCATATGGCGGAGGGCGTTTCCTTGATCTAACCATACCCGAAGACGATACCATTGTGATCGATTTTAACAAAGCATACAATCCATATTGTGCCTATAATCACAAATATTCATGTCCAATACCGCCTAAAGAAAATGATATGAATACGGAGATAAAGGCTGGCGTTAAAAAGTGA
- the argS gene encoding arginine--tRNA ligase has product MEFIIQKTIEAVQTLYNQTITASDISLQETRKEFAGDITVVVFAFTRFSKKSPDVTGQEIGEYLKQNVAEIADFNVIKGFLNIVIDDSFWINRYKVNAATPNFGVSASNGKKVMVEYSSPNTNKPLHLGHVRNNLLGYSVAEIIEAAGYEVIKANLVNDRGIHICKSMLAWQKFGNGETPASSGMKGDHLVGKYYVIFDKEYKKEIDILKEQGVSEDDAKKQAPLMVETQQMLQKWEEGDTDVINLWKMMNGWVYEGFDVTYKNLGVNFDKYYYESNTYLLGKDLIEEGLAKGVFFRKPDSSVWIDLTADGLDEKLVLRSDGTSVYMTQDLGTAELKYNDFQMDKSVYVVGNEQDYHFKVLFLILDKLGKSWAKGLFHLSYGMVDLPSGKMKSREGTVVDADDLVQEMIDTAAQHTEELGKVDDFSETEKTELFRQIGLGALKYHLLKVDPKKRIMFDPNESIDFQGHTGPFIQYSYARIRSVIRKSEGIEFTNVIPTVLTKDERELIQQLDKFPIIIADAAESYSPAIIANYLYEVAKGYNKFYHETPILKAEDEQLKKSRLGLSSLTADVLQKGMALLGIEVPERM; this is encoded by the coding sequence ATGGAATTTATTATTCAAAAAACCATTGAAGCCGTTCAGACACTCTACAATCAAACGATCACCGCTTCAGACATTTCATTACAAGAAACTAGAAAAGAATTTGCAGGTGATATTACTGTGGTAGTATTTGCTTTTACCCGATTTTCAAAGAAATCTCCGGATGTAACCGGACAAGAAATCGGTGAATACCTTAAACAAAATGTTGCTGAAATTGCTGATTTCAATGTAATCAAAGGTTTTTTAAATATTGTTATTGACGATTCATTCTGGATCAACCGATATAAAGTAAATGCTGCTACACCAAATTTTGGAGTATCAGCATCAAATGGTAAGAAGGTAATGGTAGAGTATTCATCACCGAATACCAATAAACCTTTACACTTAGGCCACGTTCGTAATAACTTATTAGGTTATTCAGTTGCTGAAATTATTGAGGCAGCAGGATATGAAGTGATTAAGGCTAACCTGGTAAACGACAGAGGTATCCATATTTGTAAGTCGATGCTGGCCTGGCAGAAATTTGGTAACGGAGAAACGCCTGCATCAAGTGGAATGAAAGGTGATCACCTTGTAGGAAAGTACTACGTTATTTTTGATAAGGAATACAAGAAAGAAATCGACATATTAAAAGAGCAGGGTGTAAGTGAGGATGACGCAAAGAAACAAGCTCCATTAATGGTTGAAACTCAGCAGATGTTACAGAAATGGGAAGAAGGGGATACCGATGTGATTAACCTTTGGAAAATGATGAACGGCTGGGTATATGAAGGATTTGACGTTACCTACAAAAACTTAGGCGTAAACTTTGATAAATACTATTACGAGTCTAATACGTATTTGTTGGGTAAAGATTTGATCGAAGAGGGACTAGCTAAAGGTGTTTTCTTCCGCAAACCTGATAGCTCTGTGTGGATTGACCTTACTGCTGATGGTTTGGATGAAAAACTAGTCTTACGTTCAGATGGTACTTCTGTTTACATGACCCAGGATTTAGGAACGGCCGAGCTAAAATACAACGATTTTCAAATGGATAAATCGGTGTATGTGGTTGGTAACGAACAAGATTATCACTTCAAAGTATTATTCCTGATTTTGGATAAATTAGGAAAATCATGGGCAAAAGGTTTATTCCACCTTTCATACGGAATGGTTGACCTTCCAAGTGGTAAAATGAAATCACGCGAGGGAACCGTTGTGGATGCGGATGACCTGGTTCAGGAGATGATCGATACAGCTGCCCAACATACCGAAGAGTTAGGTAAGGTGGATGATTTCTCAGAAACTGAAAAAACAGAATTATTCCGTCAGATTGGTTTAGGTGCATTAAAATATCACCTGCTAAAAGTAGATCCTAAAAAACGTATCATGTTCGACCCTAACGAGTCAATCGACTTTCAGGGACATACAGGGCCGTTTATTCAATATTCTTATGCTCGTATCCGTTCGGTAATCCGTAAAAGTGAAGGAATTGAGTTTACAAATGTAATTCCGACTGTTTTAACGAAGGATGAGCGTGAGTTAATTCAACAACTGGATAAATTCCCAATAATTATTGCTGACGCCGCAGAAAGTTACAGTCCGGCAATTATCGCCAACTATTTATACGAAGTAGCTAAAGGATATAATAAGTTCTATCATGAAACGCCAATCTTAAAAGCAGAAGACGAGCAATTAAAGAAATCTCGTTTGGGGTTATCTTCATTAACAGCAGATGTACTTCAAAAAGGTATGGCGCTTTTAGGAATCGAAGTTCCGGAACGTATGTAA
- a CDS encoding arginine deiminase family protein has translation MSFKNVENKVNVTSEIGTLRRLLIHSPDSGLGKVVPSKAQDWLFEDIVHLDTIRRKEYDFYVKILLYFLDPEKIKGKLAEIDAEASRRAFYKPDNPNFHNSDKVIEIQVLLSDILKDKETKLQLVASVCSLENCTYELQAELMALPEIKLAKVLISGSIDDERMIFPPIPNFIFTRDIGITINNHILMNKAAKQARTRESVLTKYIFFNHPIFADYKKNIIEISDNAHHFLLPYNEIENQKVTLEGGDVMVVSEDHLVIGCSERTSLFACNQVIKTLFKKKVVKKVTVVKIPKKRDYMHLDTVVTQVKRNMWIMLGSLGRMAETNKIPVADVIVELQNIKEEEKTKIIQFKIENPQQPVYFEYLEDLLEDISKNDLGCTEEVKFIYSGNNKFPYDTREQWTDSCNLVCIKEGVVLGYDRNEKTLEVLKENGFSAIEAHELVAKMESGEIDPEKLSNTVVLMPSAELSRARGGFHCMSMPILRDNLTPALS, from the coding sequence ATGAGTTTCAAAAATGTAGAAAACAAAGTCAATGTTACCTCTGAAATTGGCACACTCCGCCGATTATTAATTCACAGTCCTGATAGCGGATTAGGTAAAGTAGTACCATCAAAAGCGCAAGACTGGCTTTTCGAAGATATTGTACACCTCGATACAATCCGCAGAAAAGAATACGATTTTTACGTAAAGATCTTACTCTATTTTCTTGATCCTGAAAAGATCAAAGGCAAATTAGCTGAAATAGACGCTGAAGCATCGAGACGTGCTTTTTACAAACCCGACAATCCAAATTTCCATAATTCCGACAAGGTAATTGAAATTCAGGTTTTACTTTCAGACATTCTAAAAGATAAAGAAACCAAATTACAACTTGTCGCTTCGGTATGTTCATTAGAGAACTGTACTTATGAACTACAAGCAGAATTAATGGCTTTACCTGAAATTAAACTGGCTAAAGTGCTTATTTCCGGTTCCATTGATGATGAACGAATGATCTTCCCTCCGATTCCGAACTTCATTTTCACACGTGATATTGGTATTACCATCAATAATCACATCTTAATGAATAAAGCAGCCAAACAGGCCCGCACACGCGAATCGGTTTTAACAAAATATATTTTCTTCAATCACCCGATCTTTGCTGATTACAAGAAAAACATTATTGAAATTTCCGACAACGCCCATCATTTCTTACTACCTTATAATGAGATTGAAAATCAGAAGGTAACGCTTGAGGGTGGTGATGTGATGGTGGTAAGTGAAGACCACCTTGTAATTGGTTGCAGTGAACGTACTTCATTGTTTGCCTGTAACCAGGTGATCAAGACGTTATTCAAAAAGAAAGTGGTGAAGAAGGTTACAGTTGTTAAAATTCCGAAAAAACGCGACTATATGCACCTTGATACCGTTGTTACGCAGGTAAAACGTAACATGTGGATTATGTTGGGTTCATTAGGAAGAATGGCTGAAACCAATAAGATTCCGGTGGCTGATGTAATTGTTGAATTGCAGAATATTAAGGAGGAAGAAAAAACAAAAATCATCCAGTTTAAAATTGAAAATCCTCAACAACCTGTGTATTTTGAGTATCTTGAAGATTTACTGGAAGATATCAGCAAAAATGATTTGGGCTGCACCGAAGAAGTTAAATTTATTTATTCGGGTAACAATAAATTTCCTTATGACACCCGCGAACAGTGGACAGATTCCTGTAATTTAGTATGCATTAAGGAAGGTGTTGTTTTAGGCTACGACCGCAATGAGAAAACGCTGGAAGTGCTAAAAGAAAATGGTTTTTCAGCAATTGAGGCACATGAACTAGTCGCAAAAATGGAAAGCGGAGAGATTGACCCTGAAAAACTAAGCAACACAGTGGTTTTAATGCCTTCTGCTGAACTATCACGTGCGCGAGGAGGTTTCCATTGCATGAGTATGCCGATATTGAGAGATAACCTCACTCCGGCCCTCTCTTAA
- the ctlX gene encoding citrulline utilization hydrolase CtlX has product MQTTNHIMMIRPVRFEFNVQTAVNNAFQDPNAQTADTQQKALIEFDNFVNLLKENGLDVTVIEDTTEPHTPDSIFPNNWISFHNDGTIVLYPMQAENRRLERRSDIPELLKKKGFTATKTLDFSHYESENKFLEGTGSMVLDRVDRVAYACLSPRTEMSVLEDFCKQLNYDFVAFDAIDKSGKAIYHTNVMMCLGTDYAVICLDSIPDPEEHESVVNSLIASGKEIIEITLEQMNEFAGNMLELKNNKGESLLVMSEQAYKSLAASQVEKLSKHSRLVYAPIYTIEANGGGSARCMIAEVHLPMENQ; this is encoded by the coding sequence ATGCAAACTACCAATCATATCATGATGATCCGCCCGGTTCGTTTTGAATTTAATGTTCAAACAGCCGTTAATAACGCTTTTCAGGATCCTAATGCACAAACTGCAGATACCCAACAAAAAGCGTTAATAGAGTTTGACAATTTTGTAAACCTGTTAAAAGAAAACGGTCTGGATGTAACTGTAATTGAAGATACGACAGAACCTCATACTCCTGATTCTATCTTTCCAAATAACTGGATTTCATTTCATAACGACGGAACAATTGTATTGTATCCGATGCAAGCCGAAAACCGTCGCTTAGAACGTCGTTCAGATATTCCTGAGTTATTAAAGAAAAAGGGATTCACAGCTACCAAAACGCTTGATTTTAGTCATTACGAATCTGAAAACAAGTTTTTGGAAGGAACCGGTAGCATGGTATTAGATCGGGTTGATCGTGTAGCCTATGCCTGCTTGTCGCCGCGCACCGAAATGAGTGTGTTGGAAGATTTCTGTAAGCAACTTAATTACGACTTTGTTGCTTTTGATGCCATCGACAAATCGGGAAAAGCCATTTATCATACGAATGTAATGATGTGCTTAGGTACTGATTACGCAGTAATTTGTTTAGATTCTATTCCGGATCCGGAAGAACATGAATCTGTGGTTAATTCATTAATCGCTTCGGGTAAGGAAATCATTGAAATTACGCTGGAGCAAATGAATGAATTTGCCGGAAACATGCTTGAATTAAAGAACAACAAAGGCGAAAGTTTATTGGTGATGTCGGAGCAAGCATACAAATCTTTAGCTGCTTCTCAGGTAGAAAAATTAAGCAAACATAGTAGGCTTGTTTATGCTCCAATTTACACAATTGAAGCGAACGGAGGAGGCAGTGCAAGATGCATGATTGCCGAAGTACATTTGCCAATGGAAAATCAGTAA
- a CDS encoding type III PLP-dependent enzyme domain-containing protein produces the protein MQSYQEFLDLSVGFPQEGFDIIDDELFFHDLNLMELIETYGTPLRFTYVPLISKKIQQAKLLFQKAILNNNYRGKYIYCYCTKSSHFRHVVEEALKNDIHLETSSAFDMPMIDALEKKGVVDKSVYVICNGYKTSQYKQYICDMIHDGFKNIMPVLDNKEEFFFYDDELEEECNLGVRIASEEQPDSQFYTSRLGIRAEDIIDFYHQRIEKNPNFNIKMLHFFINSGIQDSPYYWNELEKHVTLYCKFKKINPALTMLDIGGGFPFKDSLVFDFDYEYMTNEIIKRIKEICAEHEVEVPDIVTEFGKYTVAEASGIIYKVLGRKQQNDRERWLMLDGSFITNLPDVWALNQKYILLPINNWDAEYERVNLGGITCDGQDYYNQEAHMNSVYMPKTRKVQYLGFFHTGAYQEVLSGYGGIHHCLMPTPKHILIRRNRDETFNFEVFGEEQNSKQVLKLLGYVQ, from the coding sequence ATGCAGAGCTACCAGGAATTTCTTGACTTAAGTGTGGGTTTTCCACAGGAAGGTTTCGACATTATTGACGATGAATTATTCTTTCATGATCTTAACCTGATGGAATTAATTGAGACGTATGGCACGCCCCTACGGTTTACTTATGTTCCTTTGATCTCTAAGAAAATTCAACAGGCTAAATTATTGTTCCAAAAGGCAATCCTTAATAATAATTATCGCGGAAAATACATTTATTGTTATTGTACTAAAAGCTCACACTTCCGTCACGTAGTTGAAGAGGCATTGAAAAATGATATTCACCTAGAGACTTCTTCAGCTTTCGATATGCCAATGATCGATGCGTTAGAGAAAAAAGGCGTGGTCGACAAAAGTGTGTATGTAATCTGTAACGGATATAAAACATCGCAGTACAAACAGTACATCTGTGATATGATCCATGATGGCTTTAAAAACATTATGCCAGTTCTGGACAATAAAGAGGAGTTTTTCTTTTACGATGATGAGCTGGAAGAAGAATGTAACTTGGGCGTACGCATTGCATCTGAGGAGCAACCAGATTCTCAGTTTTATACCAGTCGTTTAGGTATTCGTGCGGAAGATATTATTGATTTTTATCATCAGCGTATCGAAAAGAACCCGAATTTCAACATTAAAATGTTGCACTTCTTTATCAATTCAGGAATTCAGGATTCTCCATATTACTGGAACGAGTTAGAGAAGCATGTAACTTTATACTGTAAATTCAAAAAAATTAACCCGGCTTTAACTATGCTGGATATCGGTGGAGGATTTCCGTTTAAAGATTCGCTAGTTTTTGATTTCGATTATGAATACATGACTAATGAGATCATCAAACGTATTAAAGAAATCTGTGCTGAACATGAAGTTGAAGTACCGGATATTGTTACCGAATTTGGTAAATACACCGTTGCTGAGGCTTCAGGTATTATTTATAAAGTGTTAGGTCGTAAACAACAAAATGACCGTGAAAGATGGTTAATGCTGGATGGTAGTTTTATTACAAACTTACCTGATGTTTGGGCTTTAAATCAGAAATACATTCTATTACCCATTAACAACTGGGATGCAGAATACGAACGAGTAAACCTTGGAGGCATTACTTGTGACGGACAGGATTATTATAATCAGGAAGCTCACATGAACTCTGTATATATGCCTAAAACACGTAAAGTTCAGTACCTGGGTTTCTTCCATACCGGTGCCTATCAGGAAGTGTTAAGTGGTTACGGAGGTATACACCATTGTTTAATGCCAACTCCTAAACACATTCTGATTCGTCGCAACCGTGATGAAACATTTAACTTTGAGGTATTTGGTGAAGAACAAAACTCTAAACAAGTATTAAAACTATTAGGATACGTCCAATAA
- a CDS encoding RluA family pseudouridine synthase, producing the protein MKIPAFKDLILFENDDVIVVNKPPFVASVDERTGGELNMLRLAKKYWDDAQICHRLDKETSGALIFAKTPEAYRSVSMQFEHREVKKIYHAIIDGSHAFDNKLVDLPIANFGKGNVVIDKYEGKRAETTFNSIKFFKHFTLVECQPKTGRMHQIRIHLATQRASIVADEMYGGKYPMLSTFKRGYRLSKGEEEQPLIRRFALHAYEVSFKLLNGEEITVHAPYPKDFATFLKLLEKFDA; encoded by the coding sequence ATGAAGATTCCTGCATTTAAAGACCTGATACTTTTTGAAAATGATGATGTAATTGTAGTTAATAAACCACCTTTTGTTGCCTCTGTTGATGAGCGTACTGGTGGTGAATTAAATATGCTAAGATTGGCCAAAAAGTATTGGGATGATGCGCAGATCTGTCATCGCTTAGATAAAGAAACTTCCGGTGCGTTGATTTTTGCAAAAACTCCTGAAGCTTACCGTTCAGTTTCCATGCAGTTTGAGCATCGCGAGGTTAAGAAAATCTATCATGCAATTATTGATGGTTCGCATGCTTTCGATAATAAATTAGTTGACTTGCCAATTGCTAATTTTGGTAAAGGCAATGTGGTGATCGATAAGTACGAAGGTAAGCGTGCTGAGACCACCTTCAATTCTATAAAATTCTTCAAACATTTTACCTTGGTTGAATGTCAGCCTAAAACGGGACGTATGCACCAAATTCGTATTCACCTTGCAACGCAACGTGCATCAATTGTTGCTGACGAAATGTATGGAGGTAAATACCCAATGCTTTCAACTTTTAAAAGAGGGTACAGATTGTCGAAAGGTGAAGAGGAGCAACCACTAATCAGACGTTTTGCATTACATGCGTATGAAGTTTCCTTTAAATTATTGAATGGAGAGGAAATAACGGTTCATGCACCATACCCTAAAGATTTTGCTACCTTCTTAAAGTTGTTGGAAAAGTTTGATGCATAA
- a CDS encoding sensor histidine kinase, translated as MIKNPTPRIIAFLTATILTCVVGLISIIFKSSFVEILLEVTLNFIVSFVLTLYALEFFIYRKIKLVYKSIHQLKTGKSDPVFPPLFGSTEDPIAGVTQDVLNWAKDQAVEIEQLRKNETFRKEFLGNVSHELKTPIFNVQGYINTLLDGALDDPEVNLHFLSKASKSADRLASLVEDLESISQLESGYLTMEMETFDVHDLIKDVFDSMEFIAHDKNISFGFKEGCDVPFIVEADKSRIRQVVVNLVSNSIKYGNKDGHTIVGLYDMDENTLVEITDNGIGVEPEHIPRLFERFYRVDRSRSRAEGGTGLGLAIVKHIIEAHNQTINVRSSIGVGTTFGFTLRKG; from the coding sequence ATGATAAAAAACCCTACGCCTCGTATAATTGCCTTTTTAACAGCTACCATTTTAACTTGTGTTGTAGGGCTGATTTCCATAATTTTTAAATCTTCATTCGTAGAGATATTACTTGAAGTTACACTAAACTTCATCGTATCTTTTGTATTAACCTTGTATGCACTTGAGTTTTTCATCTACAGGAAGATAAAACTTGTCTATAAAAGCATTCATCAGTTAAAAACGGGTAAATCAGATCCGGTTTTTCCTCCACTGTTCGGATCTACGGAAGATCCTATTGCCGGTGTTACGCAAGATGTGTTAAATTGGGCTAAAGATCAGGCCGTTGAAATAGAACAGCTTCGGAAGAACGAGACTTTTAGGAAAGAGTTTTTGGGCAATGTTTCTCATGAACTTAAAACACCAATTTTTAATGTTCAGGGCTATATAAATACCCTTTTAGATGGCGCATTGGATGATCCGGAGGTTAATCTTCATTTTCTTTCCAAGGCCTCGAAAAGTGCGGATCGCTTAGCTTCTCTGGTTGAAGATTTAGAGTCTATTTCTCAATTAGAGTCAGGCTATCTTACCATGGAGATGGAAACATTTGATGTGCATGATCTCATAAAGGATGTTTTTGATTCGATGGAGTTTATAGCTCATGACAAAAATATTTCCTTTGGATTTAAGGAAGGCTGTGATGTACCGTTTATTGTTGAAGCTGATAAGTCGCGTATTCGGCAGGTGGTCGTTAATTTAGTTTCTAATTCTATCAAATACGGTAATAAAGATGGTCATACAATTGTAGGATTGTATGATATGGATGAAAACACTCTGGTTGAAATTACCGATAACGGAATAGGTGTGGAACCTGAGCATATACCGCGTTTGTTTGAGCGTTTTTATCGTGTTGATCGCAGCCGTTCACGTGCTGAAGGTGGAACCGGTTTAGGTTTGGCCATTGTGAAGCACATTATTGAGGCTCATAATCAAACCATTAATGTTAGGAGCAGTATAGGTGTGGGTACCACGTTTGGCTTTACATTGAGAAAAGGATAG
- a CDS encoding response regulator transcription factor: MTTPKQKILIVDDEPDILELIEYNLKKEGYQVFLANNGQEAVTIAKKVMPDLIILDIMMPKMDGIEACRLMRSMPEFKNTFMVFLTARSEEYSEIAGFNVGADDYIAKPIKPRALISRINAILRRNVYNEDNFENKLEIGDLVIDREAFVVFQNGNKVILAKKEFELLYLLASKPGKVYTREIILKNIWEDSVVVTNRTIDVHIRKLREKLGENYVTTVKGVGYKFEL, from the coding sequence ATGACTACACCGAAACAAAAAATTCTAATTGTTGACGACGAACCGGATATACTGGAGTTAATCGAGTACAATTTAAAGAAAGAAGGATATCAGGTTTTTCTTGCCAACAATGGACAAGAAGCGGTTACTATTGCCAAAAAAGTAATGCCGGATTTAATCATCCTTGATATTATGATGCCTAAAATGGATGGTATAGAGGCTTGCCGTTTAATGAGAAGTATGCCGGAGTTTAAAAATACGTTTATGGTGTTTTTAACTGCTCGTAGTGAAGAGTACTCAGAGATCGCAGGTTTTAATGTAGGTGCAGATGATTACATCGCTAAGCCGATTAAACCTCGTGCGCTTATAAGTCGTATTAATGCCATTTTACGTAGAAATGTTTACAACGAAGATAATTTCGAAAATAAACTGGAGATAGGTGACTTGGTTATCGATCGTGAAGCTTTTGTCGTTTTTCAAAACGGTAATAAGGTAATTTTAGCCAAAAAAGAATTTGAATTACTGTATTTATTGGCTTCAAAACCTGGAAAAGTTTATACCCGCGAAATTATCCTTAAAAATATTTGGGAGGATTCGGTAGTGGTTACCAATCGAACAATTGATGTTCACATCAGAAAATTACGCGAAAAGTTAGGCGAAAATTACGTAACCACCGTAAAAGGAGTTGGATACAAATTTGAACTATGA
- a CDS encoding redoxin domain-containing protein, with translation MKKIFFAFVIALFLASCNTAPKKESSAVVLAANGLPIGKDVGFMAPEIELPTAEGIPVKLSSLQGKYVLIDFWASWCPPCRAEIPHLTQLYSAYKNKGLEIYGVSLDKDKDRWLKAVEDYKMQWIHVSDLKKWGSQPVEGYGIEGIPANFILDKEGKIIAKDLHGTQLEDFLKKLLN, from the coding sequence ATGAAAAAAATCTTTTTTGCTTTCGTAATCGCTTTATTTCTTGCTTCCTGTAATACCGCTCCTAAAAAAGAATCATCCGCTGTAGTGTTAGCTGCCAATGGGTTGCCGATTGGCAAAGATGTTGGATTTATGGCGCCTGAAATCGAATTGCCAACAGCTGAAGGAATTCCAGTAAAATTATCATCATTGCAAGGCAAATATGTATTGATTGACTTTTGGGCATCATGGTGTCCACCTTGCAGGGCCGAAATCCCGCATCTTACTCAATTATATTCAGCGTATAAAAATAAAGGCCTGGAAATCTATGGAGTATCTTTAGATAAGGATAAAGATCGATGGTTAAAGGCCGTTGAAGATTACAAAATGCAATGGATTCATGTATCGGATCTGAAAAAATGGGGTTCTCAGCCTGTTGAAGGCTATGGAATTGAAGGAATTCCAGCAAATTTTATCCTTGATAAGGAAGGGAAAATAATTGCTAAAGACTTACACGGCACTCAATTAGAAGATTTTTTAAAGAAATTGTTGAATTAA